One genomic segment of Acinetobacter sp. C26M includes these proteins:
- the ykgO gene encoding type B 50S ribosomal protein L36 encodes MKVCSSLKSAKHRSPDCQIVKRRGKLFVICKSNPRFKARQG; translated from the coding sequence ATGAAAGTTTGCTCATCCCTTAAAAGCGCAAAGCACCGTAGCCCTGATTGCCAGATTGTAAAACGTCGCGGCAAGTTATTTGTCATCTGCAAATCCAATCCTCGCTTCAAAGCAA